A single Streptomyces sp. Edi2 DNA region contains:
- a CDS encoding tetratricopeptide repeat protein, protein MTADRHGHLMSDTGAEAGHRYEQALDDLLFFRPRVAETSQAVLAASPRSVMGQTLAAYLGVLGTEEKDAAAARDRFVRFRSGLDTERLTPRERMHIAAATAWLDGDLHGGGRILGDLSVAFPRDALALFAGHQHDFLTGDAQRLRDRVGGALDVWDEDDPHRGPLLGMYAFGLEESGHYERAEEVGLAALGQHPGDVWGIHSVVHTYEMRGRFADGIRFLDARTDDWARGSLLTVHNWWHYALYTLELGATDRVLEIYDSALHHDASAGVAMELLDAAALLWRLYLAEEEQSARWAPLADAWESRQDGPHYAFNDAHAVMAYVGAGRFTQAQRLVRDRENWLAAEGSIANRVMTAEVGLPVCRALIAYGRQDYGRAVDLLLPVRHRLHTFGGSHAQRDAIQRTLVEASLRSGRADLARTLLSERIQLRPVCPYNWSAKARLEEQLGDSARAAAAHERAAAQASA, encoded by the coding sequence ATGACAGCGGACCGACACGGGCACCTGATGAGCGATACCGGCGCCGAGGCCGGCCACCGGTACGAACAGGCCCTGGACGACCTGCTGTTCTTCCGGCCCCGGGTCGCGGAGACGTCCCAGGCGGTACTGGCTGCCTCGCCGCGGTCGGTGATGGGGCAGACGCTGGCCGCCTATCTGGGGGTGCTGGGCACCGAGGAGAAGGACGCGGCCGCGGCACGGGACCGCTTCGTCCGTTTCCGCTCCGGCCTGGACACCGAGCGCCTGACGCCCCGTGAACGTATGCATATCGCCGCCGCTACGGCATGGCTGGACGGCGACCTGCACGGCGGCGGCCGCATCCTCGGCGACCTCTCCGTCGCCTTCCCGCGCGATGCGCTGGCACTGTTCGCCGGCCACCAGCACGACTTCCTCACCGGGGACGCCCAGCGCCTGCGCGACCGCGTCGGCGGAGCGCTGGACGTCTGGGACGAGGACGACCCCCACCGCGGTCCGTTGCTCGGCATGTATGCCTTCGGCCTGGAGGAGTCGGGCCACTACGAACGGGCGGAGGAGGTCGGTCTGGCGGCCCTTGGGCAGCATCCGGGCGATGTGTGGGGCATCCACAGCGTGGTGCACACCTACGAGATGCGGGGACGGTTCGCGGACGGGATCCGCTTTCTTGACGCCCGTACGGACGACTGGGCCCGGGGCAGCCTGCTCACCGTCCACAACTGGTGGCACTACGCCCTCTACACACTGGAGCTCGGCGCCACCGACCGGGTCCTGGAGATCTACGACTCCGCGCTCCACCACGACGCCTCGGCCGGTGTGGCGATGGAACTGCTGGACGCCGCGGCGCTGTTGTGGCGGCTGTACCTGGCAGAGGAGGAACAGAGCGCGCGGTGGGCCCCGCTCGCCGATGCCTGGGAGAGCCGTCAGGACGGCCCGCACTATGCCTTCAACGACGCACACGCGGTCATGGCGTATGTGGGGGCAGGCCGTTTCACCCAGGCCCAGCGCCTCGTCCGGGACCGGGAGAACTGGCTGGCGGCGGAGGGAAGCATCGCCAACCGTGTCATGACCGCCGAGGTCGGACTGCCCGTCTGCCGCGCACTGATCGCCTACGGCCGGCAGGACTACGGCCGGGCCGTCGATCTGCTGCTGCCCGTCCGTCACCGCCTGCACACCTTCGGCGGCAGCCACGCCCAGCGGGACGCGATCCAGCGCACCCTCGTCGAGGCTTCCCTCCGCTCGGGCCGGGCCGACCTGGCGCGGACCCTGCTCAGCGAACGGATTCAGCTGCGCCCGGTCTGCCCGTACAACTGGTCGGCCAAGGCCCGGCTCGAGGAACAGCTCGGCGACTCGGCACGGGCCGCGGCCGCCCACGAA
- a CDS encoding allantoin permease, whose amino-acid sequence MSVEPQLTVPDSSPRPAPTETPAGKAADETLEDYTLRFAPRSYRRWTPMVVATTALGGIAYMADFSIGAGIGLTHGTGNALAAILVAAVVIFITGFPLAYYAARYNIDLDLITRGSGFGYYGSVLTSVIFASFTFIFFALEGSIMAQGLKLGFGLPLWLGYVLSTCMVIPLVIYGMKALSKLQVWTTPVWLLLMVGPLLYLIATDPGTVHTFLSYRGTHGNGTGTGGIDAASVLLGAGVCLSLIAQIGEQVDYLRFMPPKTEQNRRSWWTAVVMAGPGWVVLGALKQAIGVFLAVYVLSEVGAASATEPIQQFSGAFAAMMPSWLVIPLAVVLVVISQIKINVTNAYSGSLAWTNSFTRVTKRYPGRLVFVLANLTFALVLMEADMFSFLNSVLGFYSNCAIAWIVTVATDIIVNKYLLKLSPKAPEFRRGMLYAVNPVGVVSFTAASGLSIALYFHALGDTLQPYSPVAAAVIAFVLTPLTAVLTKGRFYLRRTTDGIDAPLLDPDGNPSPARYACHVCRQEFERPDVAACHQHAAVICSLCLSTDRPGAHVLPAAPAS is encoded by the coding sequence ATGAGCGTCGAGCCACAACTGACCGTCCCCGACAGCAGCCCTCGGCCCGCCCCCACCGAGACGCCGGCCGGCAAAGCGGCCGACGAGACCCTGGAGGACTACACCCTCCGGTTCGCCCCGCGCAGCTACCGCCGTTGGACGCCGATGGTCGTGGCCACCACGGCGCTGGGCGGCATCGCCTACATGGCCGACTTCTCGATCGGTGCGGGCATCGGCCTCACCCACGGCACGGGGAACGCCCTGGCCGCGATCCTGGTCGCCGCGGTGGTCATCTTCATCACCGGCTTCCCCCTGGCCTACTACGCGGCGCGCTACAACATCGATCTGGACCTGATCACCCGGGGCTCGGGCTTCGGCTATTACGGCTCTGTCCTGACCAGCGTCATCTTCGCCAGCTTCACCTTCATCTTCTTCGCCCTCGAAGGCTCGATCATGGCGCAGGGCCTGAAACTGGGCTTCGGGCTTCCCCTGTGGCTGGGCTATGTGCTGTCCACCTGCATGGTCATCCCGTTGGTCATCTACGGCATGAAGGCACTGAGCAAGCTCCAGGTCTGGACGACCCCGGTCTGGCTGCTGCTGATGGTGGGCCCGCTGCTCTACCTGATCGCCACGGACCCCGGCACGGTGCACACGTTCCTCTCGTACCGGGGCACCCACGGCAACGGCACCGGCACCGGAGGGATCGACGCCGCGTCGGTGCTGCTGGGTGCGGGAGTGTGTCTGTCGCTGATCGCGCAGATCGGCGAACAGGTCGACTACCTGCGCTTCATGCCGCCCAAGACCGAACAAAACCGGCGCAGTTGGTGGACGGCCGTGGTGATGGCCGGCCCCGGGTGGGTCGTGCTCGGCGCGCTCAAGCAGGCGATCGGTGTCTTCCTGGCCGTCTACGTCCTTTCGGAGGTGGGCGCGGCCTCGGCCACCGAGCCCATCCAGCAGTTCTCCGGCGCCTTTGCGGCCATGATGCCGTCGTGGCTGGTCATCCCGCTGGCCGTGGTTCTGGTCGTGATCAGTCAGATCAAGATCAACGTGACCAATGCCTACTCCGGTTCGCTGGCCTGGACGAACTCGTTCACCCGGGTCACCAAGCGCTATCCGGGCCGGTTGGTGTTCGTGCTCGCCAACCTGACCTTCGCGCTGGTCCTGATGGAAGCGGACATGTTCAGCTTCCTCAACAGCGTCCTGGGGTTCTACTCGAATTGCGCCATCGCCTGGATCGTCACCGTCGCCACCGACATCATCGTCAACAAGTACCTGCTGAAACTCTCCCCGAAGGCCCCCGAGTTCCGCCGCGGCATGCTCTATGCGGTCAACCCTGTCGGTGTGGTGTCCTTCACCGCCGCGTCCGGCCTGTCGATCGCCCTGTACTTCCACGCTCTGGGTGACACGCTCCAGCCGTACTCACCTGTCGCGGCCGCAGTGATCGCCTTCGTGCTCACCCCCCTGACGGCCGTCCTGACCAAGGGCCGGTTCTACCTGCGGCGCACCACCGACGGAATTGACGCTCCGCTGCTGGACCCGGACGGCAACCCCAGTCCGGCCCGGTACGCATGCCATGTCTGCCGGCAGGAGTTCGAGCGCCCGGACGTCGCCGCCTGCCACCAGCACGCCGCGGTGATCTGCTCACTGTGCCTGAGCACCGACCGGCCCGGCGCCCATGTCCTGCCGGCGGCGCCCGCTTCCTGA
- a CDS encoding DinB family protein, with product MTPSRIRPPFDADERNQLVGWLDMQRAIIHYKCDGLSGTDTHRPVLPQSPLMTMAGLVSHLRWAEHGWFEVVFLGRPAVGPQFDDGPEDADMRVDDIPLAQLLAEYDRQCAVSNEIIAAHALDDVGSHPDFGISAANLRWVVFHMIEETARHAGHMDAIRELVDGKKGHY from the coding sequence ATGACCCCATCTCGTATTCGTCCTCCTTTCGACGCCGATGAGCGGAACCAGCTTGTCGGGTGGCTCGATATGCAGCGCGCGATCATCCACTACAAATGTGACGGGCTGTCGGGCACCGACACCCACCGTCCCGTCCTGCCGCAGTCCCCCCTGATGACGATGGCGGGGCTCGTCTCCCACTTGCGCTGGGCCGAGCACGGCTGGTTCGAGGTCGTGTTTCTCGGCCGGCCGGCCGTGGGGCCGCAGTTCGACGACGGGCCCGAGGATGCCGATATGAGGGTCGACGACATCCCCCTCGCGCAGCTCCTTGCCGAGTACGACCGGCAGTGTGCCGTGTCGAACGAGATCATCGCCGCCCATGCGCTCGATGACGTCGGCTCCCACCCCGACTTCGGGATTTCCGCCGCGAACCTGCGATGGGTCGTGTTCCACATGATCGAGGAAACAGCCCGGCACGCAGGCCATATGGACGCCATCCGGGAGCTCGTCGACGGCAAGAAGGGTCACTACTGA
- the rho gene encoding transcription termination factor Rho, translating into MPAPVAGEESEVAAAGVLDFANDRQEAGFLRAEGCLAASGDVRVPAALIRQAGLRQGDFVVGTCSRPRVLARIESVNGHRPEAVRGRPHFRDLTPLHPRHRMRLESATGALAPRVVDLIAPVGKGQRGLIVAPPKTGKTVLLQQFAAAIAENYPASRLMVVLIDERPEEVTDMRRSVRGEVLASTFDRPAKEHIALAELAVERAKRLVEHGQDVVILFDSLTRLCRAHNNAAASGGRTLSGGVDAAALYRPKRLFGAARLAEEGGSLTILATALVETGSRADDYFFEELKSTGNMELRLDRALADKRCYPAVNVTASGTRREELLLPEAELTAVRRLRRALRAGDGQANTESLLETVRRTPDNATFLRQVRHTAPAG; encoded by the coding sequence GTGCCCGCGCCCGTGGCCGGCGAGGAATCCGAAGTGGCGGCTGCCGGGGTTCTGGATTTCGCGAACGACCGGCAAGAAGCCGGTTTTCTCCGCGCGGAAGGCTGCCTTGCTGCGTCCGGCGATGTGCGGGTGCCCGCTGCGCTGATCCGCCAAGCGGGCCTGCGCCAAGGGGATTTCGTCGTAGGAACGTGCTCGCGGCCGCGGGTGCTCGCACGGATCGAGTCGGTCAATGGGCACCGGCCGGAGGCCGTCCGCGGACGGCCGCATTTCCGTGACCTCACGCCTCTCCACCCACGCCACCGCATGCGCCTGGAGAGTGCGACCGGCGCACTGGCACCGCGTGTCGTCGATCTGATCGCACCGGTTGGCAAGGGGCAACGGGGCCTGATCGTGGCACCCCCGAAGACGGGTAAGACGGTGCTGCTGCAACAATTCGCCGCCGCCATTGCCGAGAACTACCCCGCGTCCCGGCTGATGGTCGTGCTGATCGATGAACGACCCGAGGAAGTTACCGATATGCGCCGCTCGGTACGCGGAGAGGTGCTTGCCTCCACCTTCGACCGGCCGGCGAAGGAGCACATCGCCCTCGCCGAACTGGCCGTGGAACGCGCCAAGCGACTCGTCGAGCACGGGCAGGACGTCGTCATCCTCTTCGACTCCCTCACCCGCCTGTGCCGGGCGCACAACAACGCCGCCGCTTCGGGGGGCCGCACCCTGAGCGGAGGCGTCGACGCCGCCGCGCTGTACCGCCCCAAGAGGCTCTTCGGCGCGGCACGGCTCGCGGAGGAAGGCGGTTCCCTGACCATTCTCGCCACGGCTCTGGTGGAGACCGGTTCCCGGGCCGACGACTACTTCTTCGAGGAATTGAAGAGCACCGGGAACATGGAACTCCGCCTGGACCGTGCGCTCGCGGACAAGCGGTGCTATCCCGCGGTCAATGTCACCGCCTCGGGCACCCGGCGGGAGGAACTGCTGCTCCCCGAAGCCGAGTTGACGGCCGTCCGTCGACTGCGCCGCGCCCTTCGGGCCGGAGACGGCCAGGCGAACACGGAATCCCTGCTCGAAACGGTCCGGCGTACGCCCGACAACGCGACATTCCTGCGACAGGTGCGGCACACCGCCCCGGCCGGATGA
- a CDS encoding class I SAM-dependent methyltransferase gives MFAPQGPTFRELAVQALSSVERGYDLLSPAFDHTPFRTPDAILTPVSRALQRLGPFDSGLDLCCGTGAGMDVLRQTCRERVTGVDLSAGMLAQGRARERPAAGAPRTTWVRADARALPFGPVFDLVVSFGAFGHFLPRERPGLFSQVHSVLRPGGRFVFPIGAPARPGSPGYWALLAFDTAMRVRNAVWRPRFVMYYRTFRLADVRTELIRAGFDVRLHALPELGRRPDGSPRCRLVVATLPSRQRSALAAGRQAEHAPGPAEAP, from the coding sequence ATGTTCGCACCCCAGGGCCCCACCTTCCGTGAACTCGCCGTGCAGGCACTGTCCTCCGTCGAGCGCGGCTACGACCTGCTCTCGCCGGCATTCGACCACACCCCGTTCCGCACCCCGGACGCGATCCTGACGCCCGTGTCGCGGGCGCTGCAGAGACTGGGGCCGTTCGACAGCGGCCTCGACCTGTGCTGCGGCACCGGCGCGGGTATGGACGTACTGCGGCAGACCTGCCGGGAGCGGGTCACCGGAGTCGACCTCAGCGCGGGAATGCTCGCGCAGGGGCGCGCCCGTGAGCGCCCGGCCGCGGGCGCACCACGGACCACTTGGGTGCGCGCGGACGCACGGGCGCTCCCCTTCGGACCGGTCTTCGACCTCGTGGTGAGCTTCGGTGCGTTCGGGCATTTCCTGCCCCGGGAACGGCCGGGGCTGTTCTCGCAGGTGCACTCCGTGCTGCGCCCCGGCGGCCGGTTCGTCTTCCCGATCGGGGCTCCGGCACGGCCGGGGTCACCCGGCTACTGGGCGCTGCTGGCTTTCGACACGGCGATGCGGGTCCGCAACGCCGTATGGCGGCCGCGCTTCGTCATGTACTACCGGACCTTCCGGCTCGCCGACGTGCGGACGGAACTGATCCGGGCCGGATTTGATGTGCGGCTGCACGCCCTGCCGGAGCTCGGCCGACGCCCCGACGGCAGCCCCCGGTGCCGGCTGGTGGTGGCCACGCTGCCTTCACGGCAACGTTCTGCTCTCGCAGCAGGACGACAGGCGGAGCATGCGCCTGGGCCTGCCGAGGCACCCTGA
- a CDS encoding SRPBCC family protein, with translation MTAARIWSLEESLEIPFPPHAVYAALADIRRMKEWSPEVIWVWPRGERFVGINRKACWIWFATCRIVIADPGREFAFDNTTFGLPVARWGYRLTPTEHGTLVTEYWTDRRRHGWRRWAAEMLGLVFTGTPAARRAAYNRAGMRVTLRRLSAACRTAT, from the coding sequence GTGACCGCCGCCCGCATATGGAGCCTGGAAGAATCCCTGGAAATCCCCTTCCCGCCGCACGCCGTCTATGCGGCCCTGGCGGACATCCGGCGGATGAAGGAGTGGAGCCCCGAGGTCATCTGGGTGTGGCCCCGCGGGGAACGCTTCGTCGGGATCAACCGCAAGGCCTGCTGGATCTGGTTCGCCACCTGCCGGATCGTCATCGCCGACCCCGGCCGGGAGTTCGCCTTCGACAACACCACGTTCGGCCTCCCGGTGGCGCGTTGGGGCTACCGCCTCACCCCGACGGAGCACGGCACGCTGGTCACCGAATACTGGACCGACCGCCGCCGCCACGGGTGGCGCCGTTGGGCCGCCGAGATGCTGGGCCTGGTCTTCACCGGCACCCCGGCGGCCCGGCGCGCCGCGTACAACCGCGCCGGCATGCGGGTAACCCTCCGCAGGCTGTCCGCCGCGTGCCGGACGGCCACTTGA
- a CDS encoding alpha/beta fold hydrolase gives MESKKAGLPLVFVHGMRLSGTMWRPVIRAIGQRHPTAAPDLPGHGDRQGEPFSIPGAVAAVTEAVDALGGRAMLVGLSLGGYVAIATAAAHPDRVLGTVAMGCTALPRGVFGAAYRGAARLAARHPRQADRLSTFAFRRTLPPPQARAMVSGGLSCDITPSIIKAVSEMDPPALLSAYPGPVWLVNGERDHFRRHERLFLRSCRDGRLVIRPGCGHVTSLSDTADLTRHIRDAATVVAARSHGTSIPEGMQ, from the coding sequence ATGGAATCCAAGAAGGCCGGCCTGCCCCTCGTATTTGTGCACGGCATGCGGCTGAGCGGCACGATGTGGCGCCCCGTGATCCGCGCCATCGGTCAGCGTCATCCCACGGCCGCGCCCGACCTGCCCGGTCACGGGGACCGGCAGGGCGAGCCGTTCAGCATCCCCGGCGCCGTGGCGGCGGTGACCGAAGCCGTGGACGCACTCGGCGGCCGGGCCATGCTCGTCGGCCTGTCCCTGGGCGGCTATGTCGCGATCGCCACCGCCGCCGCCCACCCCGACCGTGTCCTCGGCACGGTCGCGATGGGCTGTACGGCGCTCCCGCGCGGCGTGTTCGGCGCCGCCTACCGGGGAGCGGCACGGCTCGCGGCCCGGCACCCCCGACAGGCCGACCGGCTCAGCACGTTCGCGTTCCGCCGTACCCTGCCCCCTCCTCAAGCGCGGGCCATGGTCTCCGGCGGCCTGAGCTGCGACATCACACCGAGCATCATCAAGGCCGTGTCCGAGATGGACCCGCCGGCGTTGCTCTCCGCGTACCCGGGCCCGGTCTGGCTGGTGAACGGCGAGCGCGACCACTTCCGCCGCCATGAACGCCTCTTCCTCCGCTCCTGCCGCGACGGTCGCCTCGTCATCCGGCCGGGGTGCGGACACGTCACCAGCCTCAGCGACACGGCGGACCTCACCCGCCATATCCGCGATGCCGCCACGGTCGTCGCCGCCCGGAGCCACGGCACGTCGATACCGGAGGGAATGCAGTGA
- a CDS encoding TetR/AcrR family transcriptional regulator: MSEERNGTRRSGGPRKAQEIFDATLDLLAEKGYEGLTIEGVAQRSGVNKTTLYRWWPSKGALLGAALIGARQLELTPPDTGSLEGDLEALLGTMTTLLTTRPASDIAVAALGAVTHSPELASHVKDFFADRIAREQAVFDRAVARGEIPADTDPMLLMDLLAGAAWVRVVLRRLPLEKDFVARTVRTVLHGACGAG; the protein is encoded by the coding sequence ATGAGCGAGGAGCGGAACGGAACACGACGCAGCGGCGGCCCACGGAAAGCGCAGGAGATCTTCGACGCCACACTGGATCTGCTGGCGGAAAAGGGCTACGAGGGGCTGACCATCGAGGGGGTCGCCCAGCGGTCCGGCGTCAACAAGACCACGCTCTACCGCTGGTGGCCGTCCAAGGGGGCCCTCCTCGGCGCCGCACTCATCGGCGCACGCCAACTGGAGCTCACGCCTCCCGACACCGGCAGTCTCGAAGGGGACCTGGAGGCCCTTCTGGGCACGATGACGACCCTCCTCACCACGCGACCGGCCTCCGACATCGCCGTCGCCGCACTGGGAGCCGTCACCCACAGCCCCGAACTCGCCTCACACGTCAAGGACTTCTTCGCCGACCGGATCGCCCGCGAGCAGGCCGTTTTCGACCGGGCCGTCGCGCGCGGCGAAATCCCGGCGGACACCGACCCCATGCTGCTGATGGACCTGCTGGCCGGGGCCGCGTGGGTGCGTGTCGTACTGCGGCGGCTCCCGCTCGAGAAGGACTTCGTGGCGCGGACCGTACGCACTGTTCTCCACGGGGCGTGCGGCGCCGGCTGA
- a CDS encoding endo alpha-1,4 polygalactosaminidase produces MHSSRFLAVGAFVLVMALGTACSAARAPHPAGSSAPAPSGGAKVPATVRPPTANAAFDYQLGGAYPPPAGARAVSRDRTAEPAPGLYNICYVNAFQAQPDATGLWKDRHPELLLRDGDGKPVIDKDWDEPLFDISTGAKRRALMDIVGPWIDGCAQAGFDAVEPDNLDSYERSGGRLTAGHAAAFAQLLARRAHQQHLAVAQKNTTDLLPQRRRIGFDFAVVEECARYHECTEFAEAYADKIFVIEYESKDFAAACRAWGKTLSLSLRDRDVRPAGAEGHVAERC; encoded by the coding sequence GTGCACTCTTCACGCTTCCTCGCCGTCGGCGCCTTCGTCCTGGTCATGGCGCTCGGTACGGCATGCTCCGCCGCCCGCGCTCCGCACCCCGCCGGCTCCAGCGCACCGGCGCCGTCCGGCGGGGCGAAGGTCCCGGCCACGGTACGGCCACCGACGGCGAACGCCGCCTTCGACTACCAGCTCGGCGGCGCCTATCCCCCGCCCGCCGGGGCCCGGGCCGTGTCCCGCGACCGCACGGCCGAGCCGGCGCCCGGTCTCTACAACATTTGCTACGTCAACGCCTTCCAGGCCCAGCCCGACGCGACCGGCCTCTGGAAGGACCGCCACCCCGAGCTGCTGTTGCGGGACGGGGACGGAAAGCCCGTCATCGACAAGGACTGGGACGAGCCCCTGTTCGACATCTCCACCGGTGCCAAACGACGGGCGCTCATGGACATCGTCGGTCCATGGATCGACGGCTGCGCCCAGGCCGGTTTCGACGCCGTGGAACCCGACAACCTCGACTCCTACGAGCGGTCCGGCGGCAGGCTCACCGCCGGGCATGCCGCGGCCTTCGCGCAGCTCCTGGCCCGCCGCGCCCACCAGCAGCACCTGGCCGTCGCCCAGAAGAACACCACCGACCTGCTGCCGCAACGCCGTCGCATCGGCTTCGACTTCGCCGTCGTCGAGGAGTGCGCCCGCTACCACGAGTGCACCGAGTTCGCCGAGGCCTATGCCGACAAGATCTTCGTCATCGAATACGAGTCGAAGGACTTCGCCGCGGCCTGCCGCGCCTGGGGGAAGACGCTCTCCCTCTCCCTGCGCGATCGCGATGTCCGCCCCGCCGGCGCCGAGGGCCATGTCGCGGAGCGCTGCTGA
- a CDS encoding cytochrome d ubiquinol oxidase subunit II produces the protein MAAVIAVVMLLAVAAYACAGGTDYGAGFWDLTAGGAERGKRPRWLIDHAMAPVWEVNNVWLVFLFVIMWTGFPVLFQTVFSAMWLPLALAAVGLVLRGAGFALRKPVRRIAGRRLYGAVFALSSLLTPFFLGAAVGGIASGRAVPGTEASAHAWANPTSILFGLIAIVATAFLGAVFLAADAARFEAPDLVGYFRRRALGSVVALAVLAAVMLTVTRSDAPHVWHGLTHGAGLGLVILAGVCSLATGWLLLRRSGAWSRLTAVGVVAAAVIAWGVAQRPYLIPTSLTVAEGAGAPSSLRWVGLVTLVAVVLVCPAVACLYWLDTHGELEPLSGTDLQRTRPGRDDPPGPGRAKPSRGHDGTTGPGHGGATDPGRDAATDPGYGGATARPAGGATDPSAGGATDPLRDKPSGPGRGEPTERN, from the coding sequence ATGGCCGCCGTGATCGCCGTGGTGATGCTGCTCGCCGTGGCCGCCTACGCCTGCGCCGGCGGCACCGACTACGGAGCCGGGTTCTGGGACCTGACCGCCGGGGGCGCGGAGCGCGGCAAGCGGCCGCGGTGGCTCATCGACCATGCGATGGCCCCCGTATGGGAGGTCAACAACGTCTGGCTGGTCTTCCTCTTCGTCATCATGTGGACCGGGTTCCCGGTCCTCTTCCAGACCGTGTTCTCCGCGATGTGGCTCCCCCTGGCCCTGGCCGCCGTCGGCCTGGTCCTGCGCGGTGCCGGCTTCGCGCTGCGCAAGCCCGTCCGCCGCATCGCGGGTCGGCGCCTCTACGGTGCGGTCTTCGCCCTCTCCTCGTTGCTCACCCCGTTCTTCCTCGGCGCGGCCGTCGGCGGTATCGCCTCGGGACGGGCGGTACCGGGAACGGAGGCGTCGGCTCATGCCTGGGCCAACCCGACCTCCATCCTCTTCGGACTGATCGCCATCGTGGCCACGGCCTTCCTCGGCGCCGTGTTCCTCGCCGCCGACGCCGCCCGCTTCGAAGCGCCCGACCTCGTCGGCTACTTCCGGCGGCGGGCGCTGGGCAGCGTCGTCGCGCTCGCCGTACTCGCGGCGGTCATGCTGACCGTCACCCGGAGCGACGCCCCGCACGTCTGGCACGGACTCACCCACGGCGCCGGCCTGGGCCTCGTCATCCTGGCCGGAGTCTGTTCCCTCGCCACGGGGTGGCTCCTGCTGCGCCGGTCCGGGGCCTGGTCCCGGTTGACCGCCGTCGGCGTGGTCGCCGCGGCGGTTATCGCCTGGGGAGTCGCCCAACGCCCCTATCTCATCCCCACCTCGCTGACCGTCGCCGAGGGCGCCGGCGCACCCAGCAGCCTGCGGTGGGTGGGCCTGGTCACCCTCGTGGCTGTTGTGCTCGTCTGCCCGGCAGTGGCGTGCCTGTACTGGCTGGACACCCACGGCGAGCTGGAACCGCTCTCCGGTACCGACCTGCAACGGACCCGGCCGGGCCGCGACGACCCGCCCGGACCGGGACGCGCCAAGCCGTCTCGGGGGCATGACGGAACCACGGGTCCGGGACACGGCGGCGCTACGGATCCCGGACGCGACGCCGCTACCGATCCTGGATACGGTGGCGCCACCGCTCGACCGGCCGGTGGCGCCACCGATCCATCAGCCGGCGGCGCGACCGATCCGCTCCGTGACAAGCCGTCCGGCCCGGGCCGCGGCGAACCGACCGAGCGCAACTGA